The following are encoded together in the Anaerostipes caccae L1-92 genome:
- a CDS encoding LytR/AlgR family response regulator transcription factor, with protein sequence MNIYTFNNNRNSSEDHIKTLKDIASEHHYNIHIFKYTNKDELVFDLSSHPERADIIFLRISKSKDDEITGLEAAKSLRKLCCHALLIFISANKQLAANTFPTFPFYFFYLKYLTLEQFEPVYLKALSLAERRRNNLFQCGSGADEHYIPLNDIYYFEIFQRITTVYHSNTSFSFYMSMSRLEKELTPKGFLRIHRSFLINMRHIDQITDRTVRLTNGFTLPIGTTYLSQVRKMLSQLKIYTL encoded by the coding sequence ATGAACATTTACACTTTTAACAATAATCGGAACTCATCCGAAGATCATATAAAAACATTAAAAGACATCGCTTCAGAGCACCACTATAACATTCATATATTTAAATATACAAATAAAGACGAATTAGTATTTGATCTGTCATCTCACCCGGAACGGGCGGATATTATTTTCCTGAGAATATCCAAAAGCAAGGACGATGAGATTACAGGTCTCGAAGCAGCGAAAAGTCTCCGCAAGCTTTGCTGTCATGCACTGCTCATTTTTATCTCTGCCAATAAACAGCTGGCTGCAAATACTTTCCCGACGTTTCCTTTTTACTTTTTCTATCTCAAATATCTGACTCTGGAACAGTTTGAACCAGTATATTTAAAAGCCCTCTCACTGGCCGAAAGGAGGCGGAACAACCTGTTTCAGTGCGGCAGCGGCGCGGATGAACATTACATACCTCTGAATGATATTTACTACTTTGAAATCTTTCAGAGAATTACAACTGTATACCACAGCAACACCAGCTTTTCATTCTATATGTCCATGTCCAGGCTGGAAAAAGAATTAACACCGAAAGGATTTCTGCGCATTCACAGGTCTTTCCTTATAAATATGCGCCATATTGACCAGATTACTGACCGCACGGTACGGCTGACGAATGGATTTACTCTGCCCATAGGAACCACATATCTAAGTCAGGTACGAAAAATGCTGTCACAGCTTAAAATCTACACCCTATAA